Proteins co-encoded in one Flavobacterium sp. M31R6 genomic window:
- the proC gene encoding pyrroline-5-carboxylate reductase, producing MKVHIIGGGNLGASIAIGIAKFTTNNKVTVTRRNINPISHLQDLGITVTTDNTSNIQEADIIILTIKPYQVDTVLAEILPAISNKVIASAVSGLSIENLQNKIGDSHSAVRIMPNIAAQFGASATCIAFHEKNKEKAQATVALFQALGTAPIIDEKLMDAATVLAASGTAFALRYIRASMQAGIEIGFDWQTALAISAQTVKGAAEMLLEEKGHPEQLIDRVTTPQGCTIAGLNEMELHGFSSSLIKGIKTSLKQIKG from the coding sequence ATGAAAGTACACATTATAGGCGGAGGAAACCTTGGAGCTTCTATCGCTATAGGAATTGCGAAATTCACTACCAATAACAAAGTAACCGTAACCAGACGCAATATAAATCCTATTTCACATTTGCAAGATCTTGGAATTACCGTTACTACAGACAACACAAGCAATATTCAAGAAGCAGATATCATCATCTTGACCATAAAACCATATCAAGTGGATACCGTTTTGGCCGAGATATTGCCAGCTATTTCGAACAAAGTAATCGCTTCCGCCGTAAGTGGATTATCCATTGAGAATTTGCAAAACAAAATTGGGGATAGCCATAGTGCAGTGCGCATCATGCCTAATATCGCAGCTCAATTTGGTGCATCGGCAACTTGTATCGCCTTTCACGAAAAAAATAAAGAAAAAGCCCAAGCAACAGTAGCCCTTTTTCAAGCTTTAGGAACGGCTCCTATTATTGATGAAAAGCTAATGGATGCTGCAACGGTTCTTGCCGCGAGTGGAACTGCTTTTGCCTTACGTTACATTCGTGCATCGATGCAGGCGGGAATCGAGATAGGGTTTGACTGGCAAACGGCTTTGGCCATTTCTGCACAAACAGTAAAAGGAGCAGCAGAAATGTTACTTGAAGAAAAAGGGCACCCAGAGCAATTGATAGACCGTGTAACAACACCTCAAGGTTGTACTATTGCTGGATTGAATGAAATGGAATTACATGGTTTCAGTTCTTCTTTAATCAAAGGAATCAAAACCTCATTAAAACAAATCAAGGGATAA
- a CDS encoding DNA polymerase III subunit delta': protein MEFSKILGQDYIKNHLIKSANLGRIPHAQLFIGPEGSGTLAMAIAYTHHILCHSNEGLNESCSLKFQKLSHPDLHFIYPTVTTEEVKVKPKSIDFIADWRQFVLENPYGGLFDWYAKLGVQNKQGEIRVDDAQEILKSLSLKSYEGGYKIMIIWMADKMNIAASNKLLKLLEEPPEKTVFILISQNEEDIIQTIRSRCQITHFSGLSEQVITDGLIEREQIELKEALKIAHQSQGNYNKALHLLYDDHEALPFEQWFVTWVRAAFKAKGNAAAIQDLIEWSEQIAALGRETQKKFLHFCIEMFRQALLLNYETKTLVYIEPKVEKFKLENFAPFVNGNNIAEIFKELSDAMYHIERNGNAKIILTDLSIKLTRLIHKK, encoded by the coding sequence ATGGAATTTTCAAAAATTTTAGGGCAAGACTACATTAAAAATCACTTAATTAAAAGTGCTAATTTAGGCAGAATACCGCATGCTCAATTATTCATCGGCCCTGAAGGTAGCGGAACCTTAGCTATGGCAATCGCATACACTCATCATATCTTATGCCATAGTAATGAAGGTCTAAACGAATCCTGCAGCCTTAAATTTCAAAAATTATCACATCCTGATTTACATTTTATCTATCCAACAGTTACTACCGAAGAAGTTAAGGTCAAACCAAAAAGTATTGATTTTATTGCAGATTGGAGACAATTTGTTTTAGAAAATCCTTACGGCGGATTATTTGATTGGTATGCCAAATTAGGAGTTCAGAATAAACAGGGAGAAATTCGTGTGGATGATGCTCAGGAAATTTTAAAATCTCTTTCCTTAAAATCTTACGAAGGCGGATACAAAATAATGATTATTTGGATGGCAGATAAAATGAACATTGCTGCTTCCAATAAACTTCTTAAATTACTTGAAGAGCCACCCGAAAAAACAGTTTTCATTCTCATCTCCCAAAATGAAGAAGATATCATCCAAACCATTCGGTCACGTTGTCAAATTACCCATTTTAGCGGACTGAGTGAACAAGTTATTACGGACGGACTTATCGAAAGAGAACAGATAGAACTTAAAGAAGCTCTGAAAATTGCTCATCAATCCCAAGGGAATTATAACAAAGCGCTACATCTATTATATGATGACCATGAGGCGTTGCCTTTTGAACAATGGTTTGTTACCTGGGTACGTGCGGCATTCAAGGCCAAAGGAAACGCGGCAGCAATACAAGATTTAATAGAATGGAGTGAACAGATTGCTGCTTTGGGTAGAGAGACACAAAAGAAATTTCTCCACTTCTGTATCGAAATGTTCAGACAGGCTTTATTGCTTAATTACGAAACCAAAACACTTGTTTACATTGAGCCAAAAGTAGAAAAATTCAAACTTGAAAACTTTGCGCCTTTTGTAAATGGAAATAACATTGCTGAAATTTTTAAAGAATTATCAGATGCTATGTATCATATAGAACGCAACGGTAATGCCAAAATAATATTGACCGATTTATCCATAAAATTGACTCGTTTAATTCATAAAAAATAA
- a CDS encoding DoxX family protein — protein sequence MNNIASILILVFLAITFLQSSQDKLFHWKDNIDWLKEHFAETPLRNQVPLALVNVLILELISGILCVVGAIEIAVNSGRVYGLYGAIFSCITLIMLLFGQRLAKDYDGARTIVLYFIPSVMAVYWLN from the coding sequence ATGAACAATATTGCATCTATTTTAATCTTAGTTTTTTTAGCTATCACTTTTTTACAGTCTTCACAGGATAAATTATTCCATTGGAAAGACAATATCGACTGGCTTAAAGAACATTTTGCCGAAACTCCTTTACGTAATCAAGTGCCATTGGCTTTAGTAAATGTATTGATTTTAGAATTAATTTCCGGTATTTTGTGTGTGGTAGGTGCTATAGAAATAGCAGTAAATAGCGGCAGAGTATATGGCTTATATGGTGCCATTTTTTCTTGTATCACACTTATAATGTTGCTTTTTGGACAACGCCTGGCCAAAGATTATGATGGTGCCAGAACCATCGTATTGTATTTTATTCCATCGGTAATGGCAGTATATTGGCTTAACTAA
- a CDS encoding acyl-CoA thioesterase yields the protein MTPKHPSESLTILTDLVLPSETNPLNNLFGGELLARMDRAASIAAGRHSRRIGVTASVNHVAFNKSIPLGSVVIIEAKVSRAFKSSMEIYLDVWVEDRQSGNRTKANEAIYTFVAVDDTGRPVEVPLIEPQTELEIQRYDAALRRKQLSLVLAGKMNPHEATELKALFT from the coding sequence ATGACACCAAAACATCCTTCAGAATCCTTAACTATATTAACCGATTTGGTTTTACCGAGCGAAACCAATCCTTTGAATAACTTATTTGGAGGGGAATTATTGGCAAGAATGGATCGAGCAGCAAGTATTGCGGCCGGAAGACATTCACGCCGTATTGGTGTGACAGCATCAGTAAATCATGTGGCTTTTAACAAATCCATTCCACTTGGCAGTGTTGTCATTATTGAAGCGAAAGTATCCAGAGCTTTTAAAAGTTCGATGGAAATTTATCTGGACGTTTGGGTAGAAGACCGTCAGTCCGGAAACAGAACCAAGGCTAACGAAGCGATTTACACATTTGTCGCGGTAGATGATACCGGAAGACCTGTAGAAGTTCCACTGATTGAACCTCAAACAGAATTGGAAATACAACGTTATGATGCGGCTTTGCGAAGAAAGCAATTAAGCTTGGTATTGGCCGGTAAAATGAATCCTCATGAAGCCACAGAACTAAAAGCTTTATTCACATAA